Proteins encoded within one genomic window of Fragaria vesca subsp. vesca linkage group LG1, FraVesHawaii_1.0, whole genome shotgun sequence:
- the LOC101314319 gene encoding putative pentatricopeptide repeat-containing protein At5g09950-like has translation MECDLIVLGVSPGFGARLLPICQRPTTYSVGLHSKISPSVRSLLLSRLKSCSCAVVNVVESNPISDVTQKHARNSEERVHQVGLDNRNVGDQGIVGGNVKARSLVWDGKKRLIQYSGMLRTCASQGALNEGKAIHGQVIKNGIHPDMHLWVSLVNVYSKCGDSLYARKVLGEMPDRDVVSWTTLIHGFVVKGLGVDAVNLFCEMKKDDTRANDFSLATGLKACSLCLDLGFGKQLHAEAVKAGFFSDDFVGSALVDLYAKCGQLELANKVLFCMPEQNVVSWNALLNGYAQEGNGNQVLKLFCKMTELDMRLNKFTLSTVLKGCANVENLRAGRVVHSLVVKVGFEVDEFLGCSLVDMYSKCRMAIDAVKVFRTIKDPDVVAWSAIITCLDQQGQYQEMARLFHSMISTGISPNQFTLSSIISAATDLGDLRFGESIHTLIWKYGYESDLPVSNALITMYMKIGCVKNGAQVFEAMTEHDLISWNALLSGAHDLGPRVFHQMLAEGRKPNMYSFISILRSCSSLLDADLGKQVHSHIIKTSLHDNDFVGTALIDMYAKSRLLDDAVIAFSRLSNRDLFSWTVIITGYVQSDQAEKAVASFSQMQQEGVKPNEFTLAGCLSACSRIAMLENGRQLHSMAIKSGHLEDLFVGSALVDMYAKCGCIADAEGTFEALASRDTVSWNIMICGYSQYGQGEKALEAFSIMLDEGAVPDEITFIGVLSACSHLGLVEEGKKHFDSLSKVFQIIPTIEHYACMVDILGSAGKFDEVESFIETMKLTPYAIIWETVLGACKKYGNVDFGETAAGKLFELEPEMGSTYILLSNIYANKGRWDDVRKVRTLMSSQGIKKEPGCSWVEVDGKVHTFVSHDGSHPKIKEIHLKLEELGEKLTSVGYVPDTENVLHDITEREKKEHLQYHSERLALAYALLSTDPVKTIHIFKNLRICGDCHDVMKLISDITNREIIVRDIKRFHDFKNGTCSCQDSW, from the coding sequence ATGGAATGTGACCTAATTGTTCTGGGAGTGTCACCGGGTTTTGGAGCCCGGTTATTGCCAATTTGCCAGAGACCCACTACTTATTCAGTTGGATTGCATAGCAAGATTAGTCCCAGTGTCAGGTCATTGTTGCTGTCTAGATTAAAGTCATGTTCTTGTGCTGTGGTGAATGTTGTCGAGTCGAATCCAATCAGTGATGTGACTCAAAAGCATGCCCGAAACTCGGAGGAAAGGGTTCATCAGGTAGGATTAGATAATAGGAATGTGGGTGATCAGGGAATAGTTGGAGGCAATGTGAAAGCCAGGTCTTTAGTTTGGGATGGGAAGAAGAGGCTTATACAGTATTCTGGGATGCTTAGAACATGTGCTTCACAAGGGGCTTTGAATGAGGGGAAGGCTATTCACGGGCAGGTGATAAAGAATGGGATACACCCGGATATGCATTTGTGGGTTTCGTTGGTTAATGTTTACTCGAAATGTGGGGATTCTCTGTATGCCCGCAAAGTGCTTGGTGAGATGCCTGATCGAGATGTTGTGTCGTGGACTACTTTGATTCATGGGTTTGTGGTCAAAGGTTTGGGTGTCGATGCTGTTAATTTGTTCTGTGAGATGAAGAAAGATGATACAAGAGCAAATGACTTTTCCTTGGCTACTGGTTTGAAAGCGTGTTCTTTGTGCTTAGATTTAGGCTTTGGAAAACAGTTGCATGCAGAAGCAGTGAAAGCGGGGTTCTTCTCGGATGATTTTGTTGGGTCTGCTCTCGTTGATCTTTATGCAAAATGTGGTCAGCTGGAACTTGCCAATAAAGTGTTATTTTGTATGCCTGAGCAGAATGTTGTATCATGGAATGCCTTGCTAAATGGGTATGCTCAGGAAGGTAATGGAAACCAAGTTCTGAAATTGTTCTGCAAAATGACGGAATTAGATATGAGGTTAAATAAGTTCACCTTGTCTACTGTCCTCAAAGGTTGTGCAAATGTAGAAAATTTGAGAGCAGGTCGGGTTGTGCATTCTTTGGTTGTCAAGGTTGGGTTTGAGGTTGATGAATTTCTGGGTTGCAGTCTTGTCGATATGTATTCCAAGTGTCGAATGGCAATTGATGCGGTAAAAGTATTCAGGACAATTAAAGATCCTGATGTAGTGGCCTGGAGCGCAATTATCACTTGCCTTGATCAACAAGGGCAATACCAGGAAATGGCTCGACTATTTCATTCAATGATAAGCACAGGCATCTCACCGAACCAATTTACCCTTTCTAGTATCATTAGTGCTGCCACTGATCTTGGTGACCTCCGCTTTGGTGAGAGCATCCATACTCTTATATGGAAATATGGCTATGAATCTGATCTTCCAGTCAGCAATGCTCTAATCACAATGTATATGAAAATTGGATGTGTGAAAAATGGTGCTCAGGTTTTTGAGGCAATGACAGAACATGATCTGATTTCATGGAATGCCCTTCTATCAGGAGCACACGACCTAGGTCCAAGAGTGTTCCACCAAATGCTCGCTGAAGGTCGCAAGCCCAACATGTACTCCTTCATCAGTATTTTAAGATCCTGTTCTAGCCTCTTGGATGCAGACCTCGGGAAACAAGTGCATTCCCATATTATCAAAACAAGCCTCCATGATAATGACTTTGTTGGGACGGCTCTCATTGACATGTATGCCAAAAGCAGGTTACTAGATGATGCTGTTATAGCTTTCAGTAGATTGAGTAATCGAGATCTCTTCTCTTGGACAGTCATCATTACTGGTTATGTACAGAGTGATCAAGCAGAGAAAGCTGTTGCTTCTTTCAGTCAGATGCAACAAGAAGGAGTGAAGCCAAATGAGTTTACTCTTGCGGGCTGTTTGAGTGCTTGCTCCCGTATAGCTATGCTGGAAAATGGGCGGCAGCTCCATTCGATGGCAATTAAGTCAGGGCATTTAGAAGATTTGTTTGTTGGGAGTGCACTAGTTGATATGTATGCAAAGTGTGGATGCATAGCTGATGCTGAGGGTACATTTGAGGCTTTGGCTTCTAGGGATACAGTCTCATGGAACATCATGATTTGTGGATACTCTCAATATGGCCAAGGCGAGAAGGCTCTGGAAGCTTTTTCGATAATGTTAGACGAAGGCGCCGTGCCAGATGAGATCACTTTCATCGGTGTTCTTTCAGCTTGTAGTCACCTGGGTTTGGTCGAAGAAGGGAAAAAGCACTTTGACTCACTTAGCAAAGTTTTCCAGATCATTCCTACCATTGAGCATTATGCTTGTATGGTTGATATTCTTGGTAGTGCTGGGAAATTTGATGAGGTTGAAAGCTTCATTGAGACAATGAAACTGACACCATATGCCATTATTTGGGAGACTGTTCTTGGAGCTTGTAAGAAGTATGGAAATGTGGATTTTGGTGAAACAGCTGCAGGAAAGCTTTTTGAGCTTGAACCTGAGATGGGTTCGACTTATATATTGCTGTCAAATATCTATGCAAATAAAGGTAGGTGGGACGATGTTAGAAAAGTCAGGACATTAATGTCCAGCCAGGGTATTAAAAAGGAGCCTGGTTGTAGCTGGGTTGAAGTTGATGGAAAAGTTCACACTTTTGTCTCTCATGATGGTTCGCATCCAAAAATCAAGGAAATCCATCTGAAATTGGAGGAACTAGGTGAAAAGCTGACTTCAGTTGGTTATGTACCAGACACAGAGAACGTTCTCCACGATATCACCGAGCGAGAAAAAAAGGAACATCTCCAATATCACAGTGAAAGGTTGGCTCTTGCGTATGCCCTCCTAAGCACCGATCCTGTAAAAACTATTCATATTTTCAAAAATCTACGCATATGTGGGGACTGCCATGATGTTATGAAGCTCATCTCAGACATCACAAATAGGGAGATAATTGTTCGTGACATCAAGCGGTTTCATGATTTTAAGAATGGCACTTGCTCCTGTCAAGACTCCTGGTGA